The proteins below are encoded in one region of Paenibacillus albus:
- a CDS encoding sensor histidine kinase, which yields MAAEIVNHEFNQLMTNVEDGISNIKNANLSSIQNYWVKQIEAGFRAISTKHSQLSPMYRSNHLSRRRINVRNLINDILNFFSSRLNQAHIRVDNKIEDDYFLLLSTSKIYPVISNLIDNSIYWMLNKNDRVILFRSNSDKNTIYLEDSGPGISSRDADKIFNPFFTKRTGGRGLGLTIVKKVLESQKHQITLIEDRKDKHLDGACFEITFDEKARVNQ from the coding sequence ATGGCAGCGGAAATTGTGAATCATGAATTCAATCAGCTGATGACTAACGTTGAAGACGGTATTAGTAATATTAAAAATGCCAATTTAAGTTCCATCCAGAATTATTGGGTTAAGCAAATCGAAGCGGGGTTTAGGGCTATAAGTACAAAACATAGTCAGTTATCCCCTATGTATCGTAGTAACCATTTAAGTCGAAGAAGGATAAATGTGCGTAATTTAATCAATGATATATTGAATTTCTTTAGTTCAAGACTTAACCAAGCTCACATAAGAGTTGATAACAAAATAGAAGATGATTATTTTCTTTTACTATCTACATCTAAGATATATCCCGTGATATCTAATTTAATTGATAACTCAATCTATTGGATGCTTAATAAGAATGATAGAGTTATTTTATTCAGGAGTAACTCAGATAAAAATACAATTTATTTAGAGGATAGCGGACCTGGCATATCATCAAGGGATGCGGATAAAATCTTTAATCCATTCTTCACAAAAAGGACCGGAGGACGTGGTTTAGGACTGACAATAGTTAAGAAAGTGCTTGAATCACAAAAACACCAAATAACTTTAATTGAAGATAGAAAAGATAAACACCTAGACGGTGCATGTTTTGAAATTACTTTTGACGAGAAAGCTAGGGTGAATCAATAA
- a CDS encoding HNH endonuclease, whose amino-acid sequence MSQVELFRVWLECYTSLSASTVDKYTRAIHVNSQELKKYNILEGSLYDITDSQIIEEMKEKYRSIPELRDKDERGNRMYSSAFNYFKLFLDQYNEQLISKEIARQDFEYDQSLLQLSQKGQTVSPDIVDIVQERMSLKLNDFKLWPRNSRLAKETIAAANYLCEINNNHKHFISKFNKQNYVEAHHIIPMEYQEKFEFSLDVYANIVSLCLVCHKILHYGSFEDKKIVLEKLYELRQRRLENSGICITLVELYDYYQD is encoded by the coding sequence ATGTCACAAGTAGAGTTGTTTCGTGTATGGCTAGAATGTTATACATCTCTTTCTGCAAGTACTGTCGATAAATATACACGGGCTATTCATGTCAATTCACAAGAGCTAAAGAAATATAATATACTTGAGGGAAGCCTGTATGATATTACCGATTCTCAAATTATTGAAGAAATGAAGGAGAAATACCGATCAATTCCCGAATTAAGAGATAAAGATGAACGTGGGAATAGGATGTACAGCAGTGCATTTAATTATTTTAAGTTGTTTTTAGATCAGTATAATGAACAATTAATTAGTAAAGAAATAGCACGCCAAGATTTTGAGTATGACCAATCGTTGTTACAATTATCGCAAAAAGGGCAGACAGTATCACCTGATATTGTTGATATAGTACAAGAGAGAATGAGTCTCAAACTCAATGACTTTAAATTATGGCCCAGAAATTCTAGATTGGCTAAAGAAACTATAGCCGCGGCGAATTATTTATGTGAAATAAATAATAACCATAAACACTTTATTTCAAAGTTTAATAAACAAAATTATGTTGAAGCACATCACATTATCCCGATGGAGTATCAAGAGAAATTCGAATTTAGTTTAGATGTTTACGCTAACATCGTATCTCTATGTTTAGTTTGTCATAAAATACTGCACTATGGTTCTTTTGAAGATAAAAAAATAGTATTGGAAAAATTGTACGAGTTGAGACAAAGGCGACTTGAAAATAGCGGAATTTGCATAACATTAGTTGAACTTTATGACTATTACCAGGATTAA
- a CDS encoding GGDEF domain-containing protein: MSQIRTPYLTDYDELTALPNRRRFVRQLHDFMQEHDETGDTLALMLLKNIDRFKSINDNFEHVAGDEFAILRIMQRIRGLGPSLLGCYLPPFRLSHERNIDTFSHVKMVKRG; this comes from the coding sequence ATGTCTCAGATTCGTACTCCTTATTTAACCGATTACGATGAATTGACCGCTCTGCCGAACCGACGCCGGTTTGTGCGTCAGTTGCATGACTTTATGCAGGAACACGATGAAACCGGCGATACACTCGCGCTAATGCTGCTGAAGAACATTGACCGGTTCAAGTCGATCAACGACAATTTCGAACATGTGGCAGGCGACGAGTTTGCCATCCTCAGAATCATGCAACGGATCAGGGGATTAGGTCCTTCATTATTAGGTTGTTACTTACCGCCTTTCAGACTAAGCCACGAGCGAAATATAGATACTTTTTCCCATGTGAAAATGGTGAAAAGAGGGTGA
- a CDS encoding response regulator receiver domain, whose translation MPAVETTDDIYNIARNYFKDILYIDDALKRPDDIKKLFEQSHSEVSVSVEKELEQQKEQASSSVSVEKEIEQQEEQASSSVSVEKEIEQQKEQDTRPVTFKRKNERTQADEKQNAAIPVTDKKAEQLNEYFEAFNLVYNLNKLGYKVSPFYYENRTNLEELSLMIERSHLTIMDWELDESKGDTTLQLLDLLFKNSNKMKLLIIYTKEPVAARNSINAKFNSDAREMYLDIKGKEVYGFQTTSSLIIICKKRELEADQILNLFIDKLISLFGYFPFVFFDTINKITEKSAQILKKFSFPFDNALMLQLYSSGLDMEDYSEVVSRMVNNHITQTIEVNNKIFIKISDSWKTNAKKLADGKDELIIKKVSEAINELSRIQDTKKQEK comes from the coding sequence ATGCCGGCAGTTGAAACTACTGATGATATTTATAACATTGCAAGAAATTATTTCAAAGACATTTTATATATAGATGATGCTCTAAAACGACCTGATGATATAAAAAAACTTTTTGAACAGTCTCATAGCGAAGTATCTGTATCCGTTGAAAAAGAATTAGAACAGCAAAAAGAGCAAGCTTCATCATCTGTATCCGTTGAAAAAGAAATAGAACAGCAAGAAGAGCAAGCTTCATCATCTGTATCCGTTGAAAAAGAAATAGAACAGCAAAAAGAGCAAGATACGAGACCAGTTACATTTAAAAGAAAAAACGAGCGAACCCAAGCTGATGAAAAGCAGAATGCAGCTATTCCCGTGACAGATAAAAAGGCAGAACAATTAAATGAATACTTTGAAGCATTTAATCTGGTTTATAATCTTAATAAGCTGGGATATAAGGTCAGTCCCTTTTATTATGAAAATAGAACGAATCTGGAAGAATTAAGTTTAATGATCGAAAGATCTCATCTTACAATTATGGATTGGGAACTGGACGAATCGAAAGGTGATACTACGCTCCAGTTATTGGATCTACTATTTAAAAATTCAAATAAAATGAAGTTGCTCATAATTTATACTAAAGAACCGGTAGCTGCTAGAAACAGTATAAATGCTAAGTTTAATAGCGATGCACGAGAGATGTATCTTGACATTAAGGGTAAGGAGGTTTATGGGTTTCAGACCACAAGTTCATTAATTATAATTTGTAAAAAAAGAGAATTAGAGGCTGATCAAATTTTAAATTTATTTATTGATAAGCTGATAAGTTTATTTGGGTATTTTCCTTTTGTGTTTTTTGACACAATTAACAAGATTACAGAGAAATCAGCACAAATATTAAAAAAGTTTTCTTTTCCTTTTGACAACGCTTTGATGCTTCAATTATATTCTTCCGGCCTTGATATGGAAGATTATTCAGAAGTCGTTTCCCGAATGGTGAACAATCATATAACTCAAACTATTGAAGTGAATAATAAAATATTTATTAAGATTTCTGATTCTTGGAAAACAAATGCAAAAAAGTTAGCTGATGGAAAAGATGAATTAATTATTAAGAAAGTGTCTGAAGCGATTAATGAGTTGAGCCGAATCCAAGACACTAAAAAGCAGGAAAAATAA
- a CDS encoding ATP-binding protein, translating to MSINKFRTKARAIELLGRKQIRDDITALIELMKNSYDADAESVTVLFDNLGTDQSYIIMYDDGHGMLENDVVNKWLVLGTDSKKKDKKHKISNIKKRPLMGEKGIGRLASAALGEQLWMFTKHSSQDWHSLYLNWNLFEIPDLYLEDVNIPLFFNGHPNEIISEKFLESMMNIQLDNLKNNIWYDSNGVVKEQYRDVYFRIKQQVERCLIPIAQLAEIIHSIDEISQGTILVIQDLRHSWGKSLMIPEIDLKTIWLPKSIIALGRLLIALIIPPMILL from the coding sequence ATGTCAATTAATAAATTTCGAACTAAAGCAAGAGCCATTGAACTGTTGGGACGCAAACAAATTAGGGATGATATAACAGCGTTGATTGAGTTGATGAAGAACTCTTATGATGCAGATGCAGAATCTGTGACCGTTCTTTTTGATAATTTAGGAACAGATCAGTCGTATATTATCATGTACGATGATGGTCACGGAATGCTCGAGAATGATGTAGTAAATAAATGGTTGGTCTTAGGGACTGACTCTAAGAAGAAGGATAAGAAGCATAAGATTTCAAATATAAAGAAAAGACCGTTAATGGGAGAGAAAGGTATTGGCAGGTTGGCATCAGCTGCACTTGGTGAGCAGTTATGGATGTTTACAAAACACTCGAGTCAAGATTGGCATTCACTTTACCTAAATTGGAATTTATTTGAGATTCCAGACCTATATCTCGAGGATGTTAATATCCCATTGTTCTTTAATGGTCATCCAAATGAGATTATTTCCGAAAAGTTTCTAGAATCTATGATGAATATTCAATTAGACAATCTCAAAAATAATATTTGGTACGATAGCAATGGTGTTGTTAAGGAACAGTACAGAGATGTTTATTTTAGGATAAAGCAGCAAGTTGAGAGATGCCTGATACCAATAGCTCAATTAGCTGAGATTATTCACTCCATCGACGAAATCTCACAAGGAACTATTCTTGTGATTCAAGATTTACGACATTCATGGGGGAAGTCTTTGATGATTCCGGAAATAGATCTGAAAACTATATGGCTACCCAAAAGTATAATCGCCTTGGGTCGTTTGTTGATAGCTTTAATAATACCGCCAATGATTTTACTATAG
- a CDS encoding DUF5067 domain-containing protein has protein sequence MMKKTLLLISLLTLFIIAGCGGNQNEAKKTDSDTANNEATTENTKEKEEVATNKKDVYFKDNEAKLNDIKIKITETKIIKTGETGNKYGEKPVFSIWYETTNLSDKDIDPTTAWMAVFEAVQDNNPNAVNTLEVGGLPDIQFLDSQLETIKKDGTVPNAVAYELDDLETPVTLIATQGIGGDKLGEQNFDIATEASGASGDRTVSGFNKKTNNKITWGGVDFSYPSYFDTLDQGSTETMKSYYPEEKDYYASILFQSVDFSGTQEDFNSSIPSIVKSTLKVGKIANSDIQKSEKTTIAGLPGWTITYTRPDTEGDGVTSTTSYSFAYNINTGKIVMISCTYDSNDKSKYDYLGDYKKVLETSRLLAEPLDLNTINSTNSAESDAQFVGKHYRVTGIIDQAMGPSDADGFNAMVIIQPDVMAKGMGSTIPLEINIWLTSDEFEKIGGISSAGKKIDLSVKLISISRNANSKDPAVKGYPIQLEFGDSD, from the coding sequence ATGATGAAGAAAACTTTATTATTAATTTCTCTACTAACACTTTTTATAATTGCTGGTTGTGGTGGTAATCAAAACGAAGCAAAGAAAACTGATTCTGATACTGCAAATAATGAAGCAACTACAGAAAATACAAAAGAGAAAGAAGAAGTAGCAACAAATAAAAAAGATGTTTACTTTAAAGACAATGAAGCAAAATTAAATGATATAAAAATTAAAATTACAGAAACTAAAATTATTAAAACGGGAGAAACTGGAAATAAATACGGTGAAAAACCAGTATTTTCAATTTGGTATGAAACAACTAATTTAAGTGATAAAGATATTGACCCTACAACTGCATGGATGGCAGTATTTGAAGCGGTACAAGATAATAACCCTAATGCAGTTAATACACTTGAAGTGGGTGGACTCCCAGATATCCAATTTCTTGATAGCCAGTTAGAAACAATTAAAAAAGATGGTACTGTTCCAAATGCGGTAGCTTATGAATTAGATGATTTAGAAACACCAGTAACATTAATTGCTACACAAGGTATAGGTGGAGATAAATTAGGTGAACAAAATTTTGATATAGCCACGGAAGCAAGTGGAGCCTCTGGCGATAGAACTGTTAGCGGATTCAACAAGAAAACCAACAATAAAATTACTTGGGGTGGAGTTGATTTTTCCTATCCTTCTTATTTTGATACTTTAGACCAAGGTTCTACGGAAACTATGAAGTCCTATTATCCTGAAGAAAAAGATTATTATGCGTCTATATTATTTCAGAGTGTAGATTTTTCTGGGACACAAGAAGATTTTAATAGTAGTATACCTTCTATTGTTAAGAGTACCTTAAAAGTGGGGAAAATTGCCAACTCAGATATACAAAAATCAGAGAAAACAACAATTGCGGGGTTACCTGGTTGGACAATCACTTATACCAGGCCTGACACAGAAGGTGATGGGGTGACTTCTACTACGAGTTATTCATTTGCCTATAACATAAATACTGGGAAAATAGTCATGATTTCCTGCACTTACGACAGCAATGACAAGTCGAAATATGATTATTTAGGTGATTACAAGAAGGTTTTGGAAACGTCAAGGTTGTTAGCCGAACCTCTCGATTTGAATACAATTAACAGTACAAATTCAGCTGAATCAGATGCACAGTTTGTTGGAAAACATTATAGGGTAACCGGCATAATTGACCAAGCAATGGGACCATCAGACGCAGACGGATTTAATGCAATGGTCATAATACAGCCTGATGTTATGGCGAAAGGGATGGGATCAACTATACCGTTGGAAATCAATATTTGGTTGACTTCGGATGAATTTGAGAAAATTGGCGGAATTTCTTCTGCTGGAAAAAAGATTGATCTATCCGTAAAATTAATAAGTATAAGCAGGAATGCTAACTCAAAAGACCCTGCCGTAAAAGGATATCCGATACAATTAGAATTTGGCGACTCTGATTGA